A window of Eubacteriaceae bacterium ES3 contains these coding sequences:
- a CDS encoding DUF6179 domain-containing protein, whose amino-acid sequence MIAKESVMNSVIHNRIIDPNSLDPANYCQSLLRIGYLYGLIDKEASYSIQIQLLELLKSQIDSYTRSQSTSVLTEVAEALYKSILYTISLAIKPLPSPETAIDSLKTSPLTVLFNTGLRIANQKSYTAQILFKQIQKSRLQTDNIAYQSTIEKGLHPFFNAYRPRYFAHDLPGLNIDYPLLVPITNLTGIEYFLKTLTSLKLENHFCLSFDPQQIHMVLSSHDENYHDLLINISYQLLKNALACTYLKKPLHDLTLTPDDLSILAQKFKGCNRKSLLAIFEQQLVLLFKAHNLSSSGCDYFKLALPELTAELDTALKNKTIDKFFALYKEKPLNRILFSTAEPMPPSDYQEFIEEFKSCRFQSDQLAMIQLSVHSLIDFKKILLEQLFSISQAKAVFDLLSNSDLAAFYQYYMFPMVEGNAEFSGDELYLSTLLQSYLSVLTPEHQEQIRLLSSRLIISPENFY is encoded by the coding sequence ATGATTGCTAAGGAGAGCGTTATGAATTCTGTTATCCATAACCGTATTATCGATCCCAACAGTCTGGATCCAGCCAATTACTGCCAGTCCCTTTTAAGAATCGGCTATTTATATGGACTGATTGATAAGGAGGCTTCCTATTCTATTCAAATCCAGCTGTTGGAATTGCTTAAAAGTCAGATCGATTCCTATACCAGGTCCCAAAGCACTTCTGTCTTAACTGAAGTGGCCGAGGCACTCTACAAGTCAATTCTTTACACCATCAGTCTGGCCATCAAACCTTTGCCTTCTCCGGAAACTGCTATTGATTCGCTTAAAACAAGCCCCCTTACTGTTCTCTTTAATACAGGGTTAAGAATTGCTAATCAAAAAAGCTATACTGCTCAAATACTTTTTAAACAGATCCAAAAAAGCCGTCTGCAAACCGATAATATCGCTTATCAATCGACAATTGAAAAAGGACTCCACCCTTTCTTCAACGCTTACAGACCAAGATACTTTGCACATGACCTGCCCGGACTTAATATTGATTATCCACTCCTGGTTCCAATAACCAATCTGACTGGCATCGAATATTTTTTAAAAACCCTGACCAGTCTGAAACTGGAAAACCATTTCTGTTTATCTTTTGACCCTCAACAAATTCACATGGTTTTAAGCAGTCACGATGAAAATTATCATGATCTGCTGATTAATATCAGCTATCAACTCTTGAAAAACGCTTTGGCTTGTACCTACCTCAAAAAACCGCTGCACGACTTGACGTTGACTCCAGATGATTTATCCATTTTAGCCCAAAAGTTTAAGGGCTGTAACCGGAAATCTCTCTTGGCAATTTTCGAACAGCAACTGGTCCTCCTATTTAAGGCTCACAATCTTAGCTCTTCAGGCTGTGACTATTTCAAGCTGGCTTTACCAGAACTGACCGCTGAATTAGACACTGCCTTAAAAAACAAAACTATTGATAAATTCTTTGCTTTATATAAAGAAAAACCCCTGAATCGGATTCTTTTTTCCACCGCTGAGCCTATGCCCCCTTCCGATTATCAGGAATTCATCGAGGAATTCAAAAGCTGTCGCTTTCAGTCTGATCAGTTAGCCATGATTCAATTATCAGTTCACTCACTAATTGATTTTAAAAAAATCCTGCTCGAACAACTCTTTAGCATCAGCCAGGCAAAAGCAGTTTTTGATCTTTTGTCCAATTCTGACCTGGCCGCATTCTATCAGTATTATATGTTTCCAATGGTTGAAGGAAATGCTGAATTCAGTGGTGATGAACTATATCTTAGCACTCTGCTCCAAAGTTACTTATCGGTTCTAACCCCCGAACATCAAGAACAGATCCGCCTACTGTCTTCACGACTGATTATCAGTCCGGAAAATTTCTATTGA
- a CDS encoding iron-containing alcohol dehydrogenase: protein MNYSILELRKFVIPEIIIGTDARLLIGRYISHFNSKKPMLVADQILRQFDWFKSLKSTILSEAQNLILFDGYTANPKDFEVMIGAELFLSEQCDLLIAVGGGSSIDCAKGISIVASNGGNILDYEGVDQVKMPGPPLICIPTTAGSSADVSQFAIIADSHTKSKKAIISKKVVPDLALIDPVPLMTMNPYLTACTGMDALTHAIEAYVSTAHSALTDVHAIEAISLLSDNLAASVEADASLETKFQIMLGSLQAGLAFSNASLGGVHAMAHALGGYLDLAHGECNSILLEHLIKLNYPTAPDRYNEIARHMGINTDALENDEILQSLTTVIAQLRENLGIPAKVKVANLNTKTIDALVENALSDPCMVTNPKTLTNQEVNLIYRRIIDDKKE, encoded by the coding sequence ATGAATTATTCAATACTAGAATTAAGAAAATTCGTTATTCCTGAAATTATCATAGGGACCGATGCGCGCCTCTTAATTGGACGATATATTTCCCACTTTAACTCTAAAAAGCCGATGCTTGTCGCCGATCAGATCCTCCGTCAGTTTGACTGGTTTAAATCCCTTAAATCGACAATCCTTTCCGAAGCCCAGAACCTGATTCTATTTGATGGCTACACTGCCAACCCTAAAGATTTCGAAGTGATGATTGGCGCTGAGCTTTTCCTTTCCGAACAATGCGACTTGCTCATTGCTGTCGGCGGCGGCTCATCTATTGACTGCGCCAAAGGCATAAGCATTGTTGCCAGCAATGGTGGAAATATTCTTGATTACGAAGGTGTCGATCAGGTTAAAATGCCGGGACCGCCTCTAATCTGCATTCCCACGACTGCCGGATCTTCTGCCGATGTTTCTCAATTTGCCATTATCGCTGATTCCCATACAAAATCCAAAAAGGCCATCATCAGCAAGAAAGTAGTTCCTGATTTGGCTTTAATCGACCCGGTTCCGCTGATGACCATGAACCCCTATCTGACCGCCTGTACCGGAATGGATGCCTTAACACACGCTATCGAAGCCTATGTATCCACCGCTCATTCCGCCCTGACTGATGTCCACGCCATTGAAGCTATTTCTCTGCTTTCTGATAATCTGGCCGCATCTGTCGAAGCTGATGCCTCACTCGAGACCAAATTCCAGATAATGCTAGGCTCACTCCAGGCTGGACTGGCCTTTTCCAATGCCAGTCTAGGTGGTGTACACGCAATGGCGCATGCATTGGGAGGATATCTCGACCTTGCTCACGGCGAATGTAACAGCATCCTTTTAGAGCACCTCATCAAACTTAATTATCCAACTGCTCCGGATCGCTACAATGAAATAGCCCGCCATATGGGCATTAATACCGATGCGCTTGAAAATGATGAAATCCTCCAGTCTCTTACAACAGTTATCGCCCAACTTCGAGAAAATCTTGGCATCCCCGCCAAAGTAAAAGTTGCCAATTTGAATACAAAAACTATTGATGCCCTGGTCGAAAACGCTTTATCTGACCCCTGTATGGTAACCAACCCAAAAACCTTAACCAACCAGGAAGTCAACCTGATTTACAGGAGGATTATTGATGACAAAAAAGAATAA
- a CDS encoding GGDEF domain-containing protein: protein MKNPGIDVRRNDLGKVISLKINKLADLAEELFHDILQKKEIETVFQPIVSIKSGRIFGYEALSRGPVHTPLHFPDELFNYAEKLGKVWELEYLCRTKALESAMVQKINGRLFLNVNPNIMKDDEFKKGFTREYLNRFSIDPKQIVFEITEREAIDNMADFINIISHYKEQDYRIAIDDAGAGYSGLNLISDIHPNFIKLDMKLVRNVDKDMTKQSLIRSLNEFARFTGTSLIAEGIETEEELEALIEIGVEYGQGYLIQRPHPKIKEIDAYIVERIKIENDKKIGTRHELRQQIKVDDICRMVKFISPDMLVSDVYAMFEEDPRISGYCIVKKSMPIGVITRNDLYRKISGQFGYTLYANKPVSKIMDTDFTLVDYQSTIDATGKIAMDRDPEKIYDFVIVTNRGRYYGVVTVKDLMEKLIEMEFVYAKHLNPLTELPGNIMIEEKLTTLIKNGEDMSVLYFDLDNFKVYNDVYGFEKGDVVLKEFSFLLRRELAGSFIGHIGGDDFVAVVPWNQAELRCQAIIEAFDLSVRSFYREEDIEKGFILARNRHDEEEAFPLLSVSIAGVRTMRYKNIYELSEVAAKVKKICKKRSGSQYCLKVRCDDEGLR from the coding sequence ATGAAAAATCCGGGGATTGATGTGAGGAGAAATGATTTGGGGAAGGTTATTAGTTTGAAAATAAATAAATTGGCAGATCTGGCAGAAGAATTGTTTCATGATATTCTGCAGAAAAAAGAGATAGAAACTGTATTTCAGCCCATTGTGTCTATAAAAAGTGGCAGGATCTTTGGGTATGAGGCCTTGAGTCGTGGACCGGTTCATACTCCTCTGCATTTTCCGGATGAATTGTTTAATTATGCGGAAAAACTGGGGAAAGTCTGGGAACTGGAATATTTGTGCCGGACTAAAGCCCTGGAATCTGCAATGGTTCAAAAAATTAATGGGCGGCTTTTCCTCAATGTTAATCCTAATATTATGAAAGACGATGAATTTAAAAAAGGTTTTACCCGTGAATATTTAAACCGCTTTTCAATCGACCCTAAACAAATAGTTTTTGAAATTACAGAACGGGAAGCGATCGATAATATGGCTGATTTTATCAATATTATTAGTCATTACAAAGAACAGGATTACCGAATAGCAATTGATGACGCTGGGGCCGGGTATTCAGGTCTTAACCTGATTTCAGATATTCATCCTAATTTTATTAAACTTGATATGAAGCTTGTCCGCAATGTCGATAAAGATATGACTAAACAGTCGCTGATTCGTTCACTCAATGAGTTTGCCCGGTTTACCGGGACATCTCTGATTGCAGAGGGTATCGAAACAGAGGAAGAGTTGGAAGCGCTGATTGAAATTGGTGTGGAATATGGACAGGGATATCTGATTCAAAGACCGCATCCGAAAATTAAAGAAATTGATGCCTATATTGTTGAGCGGATTAAAATTGAGAACGACAAGAAAATTGGAACTCGTCATGAATTGCGGCAGCAGATAAAAGTTGATGATATCTGTCGGATGGTTAAATTTATTTCTCCCGATATGCTGGTTTCTGATGTCTATGCGATGTTTGAGGAAGATCCCCGAATTTCGGGTTACTGTATTGTGAAAAAATCCATGCCAATTGGAGTAATTACCAGAAATGACCTGTATCGGAAAATCAGCGGCCAGTTTGGTTATACTCTTTATGCCAATAAGCCAGTCAGTAAGATTATGGATACCGACTTTACATTGGTGGATTATCAGTCAACCATTGATGCAACTGGAAAAATTGCCATGGATCGGGATCCGGAAAAGATATATGATTTTGTAATTGTGACCAATCGGGGCCGATATTATGGTGTGGTGACGGTTAAAGATCTGATGGAAAAACTGATTGAAATGGAATTTGTTTATGCAAAACATCTTAATCCGCTGACGGAACTGCCAGGAAATATTATGATTGAAGAGAAACTTACCACCTTAATTAAAAACGGTGAAGATATGAGTGTGCTATACTTTGATCTGGATAATTTTAAAGTATATAATGATGTATATGGATTTGAAAAAGGAGATGTTGTTTTAAAGGAATTCAGTTTTCTTTTGAGAAGAGAACTGGCTGGTTCTTTTATCGGCCATATCGGCGGCGATGATTTTGTTGCTGTAGTCCCTTGGAATCAGGCAGAATTAAGATGCCAGGCCATTATTGAGGCCTTTGATTTGTCTGTAAGAAGCTTTTATCGTGAGGAAGACATTGAAAAAGGTTTTATTTTAGCCAGGAATCGACATGATGAAGAAGAAGCCTTCCCCTTGTTGTCGGTATCCATTGCTGGTGTCCGGACGATGCGTTATAAAAATATTTATGAACTGAGTGAAGTCGCGGCAAAAGTTAAAAAAATCTGTAAAAAAAGATCGGGCAGTCAGTATTGTCTGAAAGTTCGGTGTGATGATGAGGGGTTAAGATGA
- a CDS encoding DUF6323 family protein, with the protein MSSFLTFYESPSLLASNSKTIFDCNQFTKAHNLILSPEEAGELALVQQKSLKEHGRIDLSGAMIPKKIITVFSESPYLTPENYFETVTELIDIFYACQTETLEKFGDLELINIMKNLFDTICQGSLELLKDRTLYRLARKSHFSGMIDENDDC; encoded by the coding sequence ATGTCGTCTTTTTTAACATTTTATGAATCTCCCAGTCTGCTTGCTTCCAATTCAAAAACAATCTTTGACTGCAACCAATTCACTAAGGCTCATAACCTGATATTATCCCCTGAAGAAGCCGGTGAGTTAGCCCTAGTTCAGCAAAAATCCTTAAAAGAACACGGAAGAATTGATTTATCCGGTGCCATGATCCCGAAAAAAATAATCACGGTATTCTCCGAAAGTCCTTACCTCACACCTGAAAACTACTTCGAGACGGTGACAGAACTGATCGATATTTTCTATGCCTGTCAAACAGAAACTCTTGAAAAATTTGGCGATCTTGAACTGATCAATATAATGAAAAACCTTTTCGACACTATCTGCCAGGGCTCACTTGAATTGCTAAAAGACCGGACACTTTATCGACTTGCCCGAAAGAGCCATTTTTCAGGAATGATCGACGAAAACGATGATTGCTAA
- a CDS encoding diguanylate cyclase, translating to MVNLTGPMIAGIMILLVVIVVGVFFAVKRIRYFSRDKEIRRFNELVQHFIRSEDIPVYLKDEKLKYIFVNQPMQEIFGEAYENIIDKSDFDLLEGDKAQQQWNSDKKVLEQRSFVTDELMWEGNLYKLTKFPVDLQNSQYGVGAYVSTATKRTREKYLKTLLALNDGVMIVDKEGKIEVMNSQAEMMTGWTTQEAHGLQYKEVMILIHENPEAMLIDPIRTVFTTEQTKDLESHAILVSRTGANYHLEDTVIPIKDQGGQLSGVVMIFRDITDHKMRNKEMEYQTFHDSLTGLYNRRYFEEEVKRLDTERNLPLSVIMGDVDGLKLTNDVFGHNAGDELLMKVSDVFKKVCRADDIIARWGGDEFAILLPQTKNLEAINLSERIRSNLEKEEVKGIKGVVSMGIATKEVVEENIYQKINQAEERMYTEKTMGKGKGNEETFNIIVNSLYSEFPEEAQHSRRTSEWSKKIARKMNLPLEEVNKVGKAAYLHDIGKVALDREVIKKSEYGDEDGFKEMQQHPLIGFRILNAFEHTIDLAGIVLSHHERFDGSGYPQALRGKEIPRLARIIAVAERFDDMTMKGEFREALSEEDAIWELRRNKNTHYDPDVVEALAAIVEEN from the coding sequence ATGGTAAATCTGACAGGACCGATGATTGCAGGAATAATGATACTTCTAGTGGTGATTGTCGTTGGGGTTTTCTTCGCGGTTAAGCGCATCAGATATTTCAGCCGGGATAAAGAAATAAGGCGTTTTAATGAACTGGTACAGCATTTTATCAGGTCGGAAGATATTCCGGTGTATCTAAAAGATGAAAAACTGAAATATATTTTTGTCAATCAGCCCATGCAGGAAATCTTCGGGGAAGCTTATGAAAATATTATAGATAAAAGCGACTTTGATTTGCTGGAAGGAGACAAAGCCCAACAGCAGTGGAATTCTGACAAAAAGGTATTGGAGCAGAGAAGTTTCGTGACAGATGAACTGATGTGGGAAGGTAATTTATATAAGCTGACTAAGTTTCCCGTTGATTTGCAAAATAGTCAATATGGAGTGGGAGCCTATGTCAGCACGGCAACCAAGAGAACCCGGGAAAAATATTTAAAAACCCTGTTGGCTCTGAATGATGGAGTCATGATTGTTGATAAAGAGGGTAAAATTGAAGTCATGAACAGTCAGGCGGAGATGATGACTGGCTGGACAACACAGGAAGCCCATGGCCTGCAATATAAAGAAGTGATGATTCTGATTCATGAGAACCCTGAGGCCATGCTGATTGATCCAATTCGAACAGTGTTTACTACAGAGCAAACAAAAGATCTGGAAAGCCATGCAATTCTGGTTTCCAGAACCGGAGCCAATTATCATCTGGAAGACACCGTAATTCCGATTAAGGATCAGGGCGGCCAATTGTCAGGAGTGGTGATGATTTTTAGGGATATCACCGATCATAAGATGAGAAACAAAGAAATGGAATATCAGACCTTTCATGATTCGCTGACCGGCCTATATAATCGAAGATACTTTGAAGAAGAGGTAAAACGCCTGGACACCGAAAGAAATCTACCCTTATCGGTTATCATGGGCGACGTTGATGGCCTGAAGTTGACTAACGATGTTTTTGGCCATAATGCGGGTGATGAACTGTTAATGAAAGTGTCGGATGTTTTTAAGAAGGTCTGCCGGGCAGATGATATTATTGCGCGCTGGGGTGGTGATGAATTTGCCATTCTTTTGCCTCAGACTAAGAATCTGGAGGCTATAAATTTATCGGAGAGAATTCGCAGTAATCTGGAAAAGGAAGAAGTAAAAGGGATCAAAGGTGTTGTATCCATGGGAATTGCCACTAAAGAAGTGGTCGAAGAGAATATTTATCAGAAGATTAATCAGGCTGAGGAGCGGATGTATACTGAAAAAACCATGGGTAAGGGAAAAGGAAACGAAGAAACCTTTAATATTATTGTTAACAGCCTCTACAGTGAGTTTCCGGAAGAGGCTCAGCATTCAAGACGGACCAGTGAGTGGAGTAAAAAAATAGCCAGAAAAATGAATTTGCCGTTGGAGGAAGTCAATAAGGTTGGAAAAGCGGCCTACCTTCATGATATCGGTAAAGTGGCCCTTGATCGGGAGGTAATTAAAAAAAGCGAGTATGGAGACGAAGACGGTTTTAAAGAAATGCAGCAGCATCCGCTGATTGGATTCAGGATTCTTAATGCCTTTGAACATACCATTGATTTGGCTGGGATTGTACTTTCTCATCATGAACGATTTGACGGCAGCGGGTATCCTCAGGCGCTAAGAGGTAAAGAAATTCCCCGTCTGGCCAGGATTATTGCTGTCGCAGAGCGGTTTGATGATATGACAATGAAAGGTGAGTTCCGGGAAGCATTGAGTGAGGAGGATGCTATCTGGGAGTTGCGGCGGAATAAAAACACCCATTATGATCCCGACGTGGTGGAAGCTCTGGCGGCTATTGTTGAAGAAAATTAA
- a CDS encoding diguanylate cyclase: MTKKNKNITREAIIGLGEESFKKNYYSELQTKLHDLEIINSQQQALIETIPDILLISEEDGRISPFSGQIASNMINTQNIMRNQIIMEDLKSVIAEVIRKKRLMTYYFFIPIERKTRYFEVRAQISKFSEVLIIIRDMTEPILLEKQLRDLTRKDTLTQLYNRRYFENSLDDINEQIIEDLTIVLIDIDGLKMINDTLGHLIGDQIIIATAGMISSAFKSLGLISRVGGDEFGVIIIDQKAERIEEALAELIETSSKYLTDEGESIRISLSYGYAYHASGYVNTDFLYQEADNNMYQNKLLKEHSARNNLVKTLMKALEAKDYITEGHTSRMHELATKMGTLLKLPQHTIDRIQLLTKFHDIGKVGIPDSILKKPGPLTEDEWKVMKTHCDIGRRIADESIELKDIAHLILKHQEKWDGTGYPLGLTGEEIPIECRILTIVDSFDAMTNDRPYRKALSHQTAIEEIINCSGSQFDPVLVSVFTGIDHDSPFESN; encoded by the coding sequence ATGACAAAAAAGAATAAAAATATCACCCGCGAAGCAATTATCGGACTGGGTGAAGAATCATTTAAAAAAAATTATTACTCGGAGCTGCAGACAAAACTTCACGACCTGGAGATCATTAACAGCCAGCAACAGGCACTAATTGAAACCATTCCCGACATCCTGTTAATCAGCGAGGAAGATGGTCGAATTTCGCCATTCAGCGGTCAAATTGCCAGCAATATGATAAACACACAAAATATCATGCGCAATCAAATCATTATGGAAGATCTCAAATCTGTTATTGCTGAGGTCATCAGGAAAAAACGCCTGATGACTTATTATTTCTTCATCCCCATCGAGCGTAAAACCAGGTATTTCGAGGTCAGAGCGCAAATATCCAAATTTTCAGAAGTGCTGATCATTATCCGCGATATGACTGAACCGATTCTGCTTGAAAAACAGCTTCGGGACCTGACCAGAAAGGATACTTTAACCCAGCTTTACAATCGACGCTATTTTGAAAATTCTTTGGATGATATCAATGAACAAATAATCGAAGATCTGACGATTGTCCTGATTGATATCGACGGCCTAAAAATGATCAATGACACCCTGGGTCACCTGATCGGAGATCAGATTATTATTGCAACCGCCGGAATGATTAGCTCCGCCTTTAAATCCCTGGGGCTGATTTCCCGGGTTGGCGGTGATGAGTTCGGGGTTATTATCATCGATCAGAAAGCAGAACGAATTGAGGAAGCCCTTGCTGAGCTGATTGAAACTTCATCAAAATATCTCACTGATGAGGGTGAATCAATTCGTATCTCTTTATCCTACGGCTATGCTTATCACGCCTCAGGCTATGTAAACACTGACTTTCTCTATCAGGAAGCCGACAATAACATGTACCAGAATAAACTTTTAAAAGAACACAGCGCCCGAAATAATCTGGTCAAAACGCTGATGAAAGCCCTTGAAGCCAAGGACTATATCACCGAGGGCCACACCAGTCGAATGCATGAACTAGCCACTAAAATGGGTACTCTGCTCAAACTCCCTCAGCATACGATTGATCGTATTCAGCTTTTAACCAAGTTTCATGACATTGGCAAAGTAGGGATTCCTGACAGTATCTTAAAAAAACCCGGCCCACTTACCGAAGATGAGTGGAAGGTGATGAAAACCCATTGCGACATCGGCCGCCGGATCGCCGATGAATCCATAGAACTAAAAGATATTGCCCACCTGATCTTAAAACATCAGGAAAAATGGGATGGGACCGGTTATCCTTTAGGGTTGACCGGAGAAGAAATCCCTATTGAATGCAGAATTCTGACAATTGTCGATTCTTTCGACGCAATGACTAATGACCGCCCCTACCGTAAAGCACTCTCACATCAAACTGCTATTGAAGAAATAATCAATTGTTCCGGCAGCCAATTCGACCCCGTGCTGGTTTCCGTTTTTACTGGTATTGATCATGACTCACCTTTTGAAAGCAATTAA
- a CDS encoding PaaI family thioesterase — MKEEMIKTVKKDQFAKLLGIEIQNVEEGWAEVRMTIKDEHLNGMGVVQGGVIFTLADFAFAVASNSRGYATVGIHADIDYFRPPRGEWLIAEAKELNSSKTLSHYSVIVTDKEGRLIAQFNGTGFTKEGNNQ; from the coding sequence ATGAAAGAAGAAATGATAAAAACAGTTAAAAAGGATCAGTTCGCTAAACTTCTTGGTATTGAAATTCAGAATGTTGAAGAAGGTTGGGCAGAAGTCAGGATGACCATAAAGGACGAACATCTTAACGGAATGGGTGTCGTTCAGGGAGGGGTGATTTTCACATTAGCTGATTTTGCGTTTGCGGTTGCCTCAAACTCTCGGGGGTATGCGACGGTTGGGATTCATGCCGATATCGATTATTTCCGACCACCAAGAGGGGAATGGTTGATTGCAGAGGCAAAGGAACTTAACTCCAGCAAAACACTTAGCCATTATTCTGTAATCGTGACGGATAAAGAAGGTAGACTGATTGCCCAGTTTAATGGAACTGGCTTTACAAAAGAAGGCAATAATCAATAG